In Prionailurus viverrinus isolate Anna chromosome D1, UM_Priviv_1.0, whole genome shotgun sequence, the DNA window tgtttttaatctttccttttttctaaggATATGGCCATCAAGCAGACCTGCCCTAGAAGACTTGCTATTCATCTTCTACCTGACATAAACGAGTGTGGCGGGACCAGTAAGCTTAAAAGTGAAGTCAAGCATGAAGTATCTGTGGAAATCCAGAACCCAGACTGGGACACccataaaaaatgttattttacttttactttgaaTGAAAACTCGAGGAAATCTGACCGTAGTATGTTTAAAGCATATGGTAAACCCCATGAGAGTATCTACTCAGCTCTGAGAGCTAATGACAATTTCAGTGAAAGGATGGAGAATCATTTGAATAAGCACATtcttgtttttgaagaaaaaacaatagAAGGATATATAAATTTAGGAATGCCTCTCAAGTGCCTACCTATAGGGTcccacttcaaaataaaatttagtcaAAGAAAGGGTAACCAGGAAGGTGATCAGATCTTGCGCCAGTGTGAAAATCCATACGTGGAATGCGTTCTTTTTCACATTGTTGCTGTTGGGAAGAGGATAAAGAAGATTCTTAAGATCAAGGAACTGCATGAAAGAGGAACTACACTTTGTATCTATGCCCTAAAGGGTGAGACTATCGAAGAAGCTCTAAGCAAGGATGGCCGATTTCGGTCTGACCTGGatgaatttaaatggaaaataatagaagATCATAAGATAATTCATGGAAAACATTCCCTGGTGGATGATGTGTCTGGAAAAACCTTAGAAAtggacatttttaagaaaaaccttGCCAGGAAAGGTACCCATAAGAAAATTAAACAGGAGAATGAAAATACCACTGAAGAAATCTGTCCCTGGGATCTGATACAGTCTGAGATCAGGGAACACGAACCAGAGGAAGATGGGGAGACTGAAGATGCAGAATACAACAGAGAAAAAATTCTCCCAGCTCGGAATCTAGGGCATGATattgaaagtaaaaaacaacGGACAATTTCCAGAATTAGTAAGTATTACAATAATAGTTTCAacagaaaatacaggagaaacaACTCACAGGTTAGGCAAAGGCCCTGTCCAGGTATGGAACATGTTAATCAATATATCCAAAGGACGGCAACTAACCTCTGGCTGAAGAATTTCCAAAGGTTGGACAAAGTGATAATGGATCAGTATCCGAATTTTAATGAAGAGACTCTCTGGATGAGAAAGTATTTTCAGGATgaacagaagaaaaccaaactgCTACCATTTCAACAattcaacatttataaaaaatactttggaaaagtGACTGAAAATTCTACTTCAGTTGCAATCTGTGAAGATCTTATTCATCTTAGTAAGTCAGTTGGGTTCATGAAATGGGACAATAATGGAAACACAGGCAACGCTACTTGCTTTGTCTTCAATCATGGTTATATTTTCACCTGTCGACATATAATACATCTTATGGTGGGAGAAGGCACAGATCCAAGTTTGTGGCCATATATAATAAGCAAATGTGCAAAGGTAACTTTTGCTTATAAAAAGTTCTGTCCTATGGATGTTGATTGGTTTTCCATTGAGCCGTGGTTTGAAGTGTCTGATGGAACTCTAGATTATGCcattttaaagttaagaaaaaacgTAAATGGATTTCCTCCAGGCCTGTTTGGACAGATTTCCTCTCAACCACCTAGTGGTTTGATTTATTTAATTGGTCACCCAGAAGGCCAGGTCAAGAAAATAGATGGCTGTGCTGTGATTCCTCTAAATCAGCGGTTAGAGAGGTACCCAGAGCATCATCAAGATGGGGTGGTAGATCATCAAGATGGGATGGTAGGTCCCCATGCTGCCACTTATAATGCTTTCTCTATGTTTTCCCAACGAAGTTTCCTATCAGAGGTTTGGAGCACAGATACACTTAGCTATGATACTTGTTTTTCCAGCGGGTCCTCTGGCTCCCCAGTGTTTAATGCATCTGGCAAGTTGGTTGCTATACATACCATTGGGCATTTTTATAAACGTGGAGATAAAGTATATGCCCTTATTGAATTTGGCTATTCTATGGAGTCAATTCTTTGTGATGTTAAACAGAAAAATGAgagtttatataaattattaaacgAAGAGAAAAACGAGAACCATGATGAAGACCAAAATAACAAGTCATTTCAAGATCATCAGATTGAACCCATGGAACATTAGGAAAAAGATGTTTTCAAGAAAATATGCTAATAATTTAGAGTATTCAGGGCTGTTTCCATAAACTataatgaatattctttttttaattagaaaatgatGTGGatgttcaaaaaatatataagagttcaaataaattctgatttttttggtcattggcttttttcttatttgaaacaATCTCAAACCTCACTTAAAATACTTAGCTCTGTTCTATACATACAACAAATTTGGTATTTGCCATTCTAAGTACATCGGATGATACATCTATCCCATCTTCCTAACTGGTGAGGTGACCCCTGTTCTCTGAATAACAAAATAATGGGGAAATACACTTTTAGAGTGAACAAAATAAGATGTTCCTCTAAAACTCAAAATTCTTTGGTTgttagggcccctgggtggctcagttgttaagcgtctgactcttgatttcagctcaggtcatgatctcatggttcatgggatcaagccatgcatcgagctctgcactgacagtggaaagcctgcctgggattctctctctctctctctctctctctctctctctctgcctccccctctcaaagtaaataaataaacattttaaaaaaattatttggttatcttaatttttcccttttgtgcCCCCTGTAACATCAGCCCttattgcaaatgacaaaagaaaagtccaacttttctgttctttccactAGTTCTGCCCTTCTGTGAAAGATAGAAGCATGACTTAGTCCCTATCCCCACCCTCTTATATCCAGAGTCTAGAAAGCTAAAGGCTACGTATCTCTGTCTAGTTTGCAACTAAGAATCGGTATAAATCAGATGCCTCAAAATAGATTCACTTGCCTGTTATTTGGAAGATAGAAATAAGGTGGAGACCATCTTTCTTCTGCTCCTGGAAAATGcttaaacactgagaataaattgagggttgataggggtgggggggaggggaaagtgggtgatgggcattgaggagggcacctgttgggatgagcactgggtgttgtatggaaaccaatttgacaataaatttcatattaaaaaataaaatagtaaactttggtaaaatttttaaaaaataattggatgcctaagaataaataaaacaaaaaaaaaaaggaaaagaaaaattagtgtCTAGAGTCACATCTAGTCCTTAGCTTCATGTGGATGGAGAGGTGATTGCAAGCAGTAGCAGCAAAATCTGCATTGCAGGGCCTAGTCATCTGCTTTGATAATGTCAAGAGGCATTTGTAACAGCTTCCTCATCCAGCTTCCTGATTCCTGGTTTGCAGCTGAAtaggtgtggggtttttttttttcattttaaaaatgtctaaattgacccaatatatgtatgtatgtatgtttatttattattttttaaatatatataaatataaatattgtcaagttggctaacacacagtgtatgcagtgtgctcttggctttgggagtagattcccataactcatcgcttacatacaacacccagtgctcatcccaacaagtgccctcctcaatgaccatcacccattttccccttccccccacctcccccatcaaccctctgttctctgtatttaagagtctcctgtggtttgcCTCTGAGAGGGTGTGTTCTTGAACTCAATTGCAATATTGGCCCTTTGAATCCCTCCCATTGCTTCTATCATCCTAAAGATGTTCTGGCACTTAATCCCCTCCACTGAATCTCTTTTACCTGCATGGAATACCCTCCTTACCAACTAGCAGTTGATCGGATTGATCAAATATGTGATCGTCTCTCAGTTGTGCAAAAGCCATAAATCTCACCCAGAGAAATTGTTGGTTCAGAAACTCTAGACATGTATGTCTATTAGGAACAACTGCtaaattccaaaaataaagtAGCAGCGTGAATGAGGGGAAgttatttctttctcatgtaaTATCTAAATGTACAGCCCTCTGTGGTTGTGGGAGTTCAGGGTGTCATGGTATTAGGTTTTCTCAGTCAGGTCCAAGGTGGTTACTAAACTTCTAGCCCATGCACCTACACCACAGGCAGGGCCAAgagaaaaatgtgcaaaagagGTGTACACCTCTTCTTAACACCatctaaggggtgcctgagtggctcggttgaatgtctgactcttggttttggctcaagtcatgatctcagggtcatgggatcaagccccaagtcaggcaccacactcagcatggaacctgcttgggattctctctcaccttctctctgcccctcccctgttcacatggcttctctttcaatttttctctctctctctccctttctccctctctcaaaataaataaataaacatttaaaaaagaaccccATCTAGAAACTGCATATATCACAGTTGCTGGTACCCATTGTCTACAACTTGGTCACATAGCTCACTTAACTGAAAATCAAGCTGTGAATGTAGTGTTTATTTTGGATGACCAGATGCCCAGCCTAAATTCTATTACtttggaaaaaagggaaaatgatatTGGATGAACTAATCATTTCAACCACAGTCCCACTCATATAGCCTCTATAGTGTCCAAATACACTCTAGTTTCCACGCACGAAGCATACTTAACCCACTCCCCAAGACAGTCCAGAATTCTGGGTGTTGTGCAAGTGTCTTTATCACGTTTGGATGTAGCTTTCATGGCCCAGAGATGTGTCTGCCTGTTTCTTTCACCCTACTTACACACCCAATACACCCTATGGAGTATGGCCAGAATCCAACCACTTAAACTCGTATTCAGAAGAGGCAATGGAAGATAAAACAGTCATTGTTCCATAGCAGTGATCAAATTCTGTTGTGCAGGAAGTGCCAGGATGCCCAGCTCCGCAGGGAGCACAATCGTGGGTTAGCCCACTGCAGCTGTCCGTCACTCACTGCTCATGGCAGCTGGAAATGCTTTGACCATTGTCCTTCAAAACCTCAGATTTTGACCTTCAGGGTGTTCTTTTCTGTCCATTGTTTTCTATGGCCATTTCCCTTCTGTAAGTTAGGATTTATGTTTAGTGAAATACATCCTTTTTGGTATACAGGTCTATGAATTCTGACAAACACACATACCAGAGTAACTACTACCACAATCAAAAAAAGGGAAGCaacactttttataaaatatacagtgCAGTCAGCACGCTTACAGAAATTTAATGATAATTTTAGTCAGTGTATAGCTTTCCCTAACTTCTGAACTTGCTGTCCTTTCAGAGGAGCAATCTGAAGCATCCTCCAGGGCGAGATGATATACTTgctgttaatgtttttttattttgcatctggAACATTCAGATCAGAATCCAAACAAAGGCTATACATAGTGTTGGGTTGTAGGAGCCTCTTCAGTCCCTTTTAATGTGTAAATTCCCCCTTTATCTTTTCCCTGGCATGTATTTATTGAAGAAAGTGGATCCTAATTGTCCGGCAGAGAATTCTACATTCTGTTCTTTGCAATTCTATCTTGGCAGTGTCATTGAATATGGACCCCTGTATGTCCTATAAATGGGTGGTTACATCTAAAGACTTGATTATTCTCAGTTTAGGCTTTTTCCAAGAAGACTTCGTAGGTGGTGCCTTGGGATGTCTGGCCTTCCAGTTGCATTTACTGTGGGCTAATATCTGAGCCTTGTTTTCACTAGTGGCATGAAATTTAGGGTAAAACTCACTGGCTTCCTAAAATGGAGTGTTGTTGAATGAGAATCTCTGGAGAGTTCACCACTTCAAAGAACTAAGCCAAAATAATTTCCCATCTTCTTTTATTAAGAACCTTTACACTCCACTCCCACAAATATTCCCTGGGTTTTGATGTCAAGGTCTAGAACTTCAGAAAGTTCTCTTTGCATGAAACTTCTTTCCCACACATTCTGCAAATCGCCCGTCAGATCATCACAGTAAGTTTAAATCTGGTGTGAAGCTTAGTGTCATGTGTCAATGTGGCCCAGCTCCAGGGTGACCAGATActtggtcaaacattattttaggtgtttctgtgagggtgtttttggatgagattaacatttaagttGGTAGACTAAATACTGCAGTTTgctctccctaatgtgggtgggcctcatgtAGTCAGTTGAAAgcccaaagagaacaaaaagattTACTTTGGGAGGCCTCAGGTAACAAAGTATGCTTCCTGTATGACTGTCTTTGAACTGGGACATTGACTCTGTCCTGCCTTCATACTTGAACTGAAACATTGGCTCTTTCTGGGGTCTCGAGCCTGCTGGGTCCTCAGACTTTCTGACTCCAACTAGAACTTCACCCTCAGCTCTTCTGGGGCTCCAGCTTACTGACTCACCCTGCAGATCTAGGGACTTTCCAGCACCCCTAATCACATGAACCCATTACCTACAATAAGTTAAATTATATTGTCTTATGTATATTTATGGGTATTGTTTTAAAAGAACCCTAATACATAGGATGTCAGGACCACTATAGCGAAGCATTGTGCATGAGGGAAATGTTTTATCTTTCTCCTACCAGAAGACAAAAGAGAAGCAGCAAAGAGAATACGTCATTCAAGTTTAGGGGTTGATACTTTCCATGTCTTAGAAGTCTCCCAAATAGCATAACTCCAATTCTAAGAAACTTACCGTTTGTAAATAAATGTCTTAAATTTCACAAACAGGACAGGAAAATTTGTGAATGCAATTGCCATTGGAActtagtaacattaaaaaaatcaatctcaGAGTTCTGTAATGATGGGATGGGTATTTCAGACCAAACCTTCCCTCCcatcccacacccccccccacacacacacacaaaggcacacTGAACAACcagaaaatctagaagaaaaacaggaaacacCTGTGTGAAGGTATCAAAACGCTACCAAAGCAGCTAGGAAGTACTGGGCCAGTATCCCAGTGAGGAGGGAAGCCCAAAGGGGTCAGCTCTGTAAGTAGTGCTGCTTTTACCTCATAGGCACCTGCCAATTCTGGAGGAGATGAGAAGCTGAGTGGCTGACCAGACACTTGAAGAGAATCATGAAGCTGACGAGGCACAAGAGTTAGAGCTGAAGGCCTATCAAGTAGTAGGGGttacagaaatggacccacaaacatatggccaactaatctttgacaaagcaggaaagaatatccaatggaataaagacagtctcttcaacaagtgatgctgggaaaactggacagcgacatgcagaagaatgaacctagaccactttcttacaccagacaaaaaaataatctcaaaatggatgaaagacctaaacataagacaggaagctatcaaaatcctcgaggagaaagcatgcaaaaatctctttgaccttggccccagcaacttcttactcaacacatctccagaggcaagggaaacaaaagcaaaaatgaactacagggacctcatcaaaatgaaaagctcctgcacaacgaaggaaacaatcggcaaaactgaaaggcaactgacagaatgggagaagatgtttgcaaatgacatatcagataaagggttagtatccaaaatctataaagaacttatcaaactcaacacccaaaaaacaaatcatccagtgaagaaatgggcaaaagacatgaatagacacttcttcaaagaagacatccagatggccaactgacacatgaaaaaatgttcaacatcactcatcatcagggaaatacaaatcaaaaccaccatgagataccaccttacacctgtcagaatggctaacattaacaactcaggcaacaacagatgttggcgaggatgcggagagaggttctcttttgcattgttggtgggaatgcaagctagtgcggccactctggaaaacagtatggaggttcctcaaaaaaccaaaaatagaactaccctgtgacccagcaattgcactactaggtttttatccaagggatacaggtgtgctgttttggagggacacatgcacccccatgtttatagcagcactatcaacaatagccaaagtatggaaagagcccaaatgtccatcgatggatgaatggatgaagaagatgtgggatatatatacaatggagtattacttggcaatcaaaaagaatgaaatcttgccatttgtaactacatggatggaactagagggtattatgctaagtgaaattagtcagagaaagccaaagatcatatgacttcactcatatgaagactttaagaaacaaaacagatgaacataagggaagggaaacaaaaagaatataaaaacagggagggggacaaaacagaagagactcataaatatggagaacaaacagagggttactggaggggttgtgggagggggatggggtaaggaatctactcctgaaatcattgttgcactatatgctaactaatttggatgtaaattaaaaaaaatttaatttaatttaaaaaagtagtagGAGTTCTAGTAAACACAGGATTTTGAATGCAAACAAAGCGTTGCACCCATAAATAATTTTGTCTGGGAAATACCTCAGCTTTCACAGGGACACAAGGCAGTTTGAAATCACCTCAACACAAATTAGGTTAAGGTGTTCTGGGATTGCTAGTGACACCAGCCCAGCCACCTCCCAGAATGAACTGTAAAGTCCTTTCCTATCCTCCTTGAACCTCATATGTCTTCTACAAGACAAAATTTGTGACATCAAAATGAAACCGTAGACTTTAAAAACAAGGTAAGAGACTCATATTGGTGAGATAGATTAAGAGAAATGGCGGAGATGTAGCCCGAATGAGAAGGATGTGGTTGTATTGTATCCAATAGTAACATGAGAAATGTATACTGCATTATGATTATTTAGTTATACGCCAACTGAAGGGACAAGGTGCTTATTCGAGAGACAGAACTTCTTTCTTGATTACTACCCGAATAATGGGGAAGTAAGTTCTACTGTCAGCATTTGACTCTCACTTCCCTACCAGACCACGGGGACTAACATTTCCTGTTTATTTACCGAAACTAGAAGATGGAGTCCTGCAACAAAAGGTGAGGTATCACCATGACCAAAAAGACAACTTTAGACACGTTCACAAAGCTGTGGGCCCTCTTGTCAGATACTGGGAGCCCAGGACTCCTCCTGCTTCACCACACACCTGCTGCTGTGACTAAATGTCCCCTGAAATGTCTTCATGGCAGCTCCTAACTGGGGGAATGTAGACCCTTAGCCCGCAGGGGAAGTCTGCCCCTGTCAGTGCCAACCCTGAGAGCCTAACCACAGGCCACTGCTTGAGCTTGCCTGCCGCTCGATCTCTGCTCCGTCCCTCTGAACCAAATATGGGTCCAACCAGATGCCCAGCAGGTGGTAGTTCCAAGTGCTTATAGTAAACATGCATTTTCCACCAATATTTTCCTTAAAGCTCATCACTGAGATGTGCAAGAGTCAGACGCACAGACCCTGGGATTTTGCCACAACAAGCATCTCTGAATGTGGGATCTACAGCTCAAATGTGACCGCCTCTGTGCTACCATCCCCGAAGCCTCCGGTGACACCACACCTCCTCCTCGTTTCTGTATTTATAGCACATGAGTTGTAACCCTTTTCTTACCTTTCACCTACTAGATTGCAGCTCATTTGGTGATTAGGACAATGTTACATTCCTTTTTGTATCCACAGTCCTTACACTATTTTTTGGCGCACACATAAAGCTCCAGTTCCTCCAAAAagagtgaatacattttttaaaaagatgggtttagatttgtgtttctttgacaGGTCAATGAGAGATGAGTGAAGACTGTCCCATAGAGGGTACTCATGGAACTTCTACCCCAACAGATATATTTGTCCTGGAACCACACAAATCAGTTAACAATGAGGCTCCAAGGGTCCCACTCATCCAGCATTTCTGACTTTGCTGCATGGTCCTCACCGGCTTCACCCAACCTTGCAAAGGGCAGCCAAGAAGAGAAAATCGGAGGCTGGTCCACACCTCCATGGGGAGGTGACTGGTGGATCTACCCCCATAGAACGTTGGCTTTGGCCtggatttcttttgttcttgtttatCGTGAAGGTCAGGTATACAATTAAAgtggaactaaaaaaaaaaaagaaaacaaaaacaaacaaacaaaacccaaccaaCCACTCAAGAGGAAATCTGATTAGTGCTACTTGTGGTCAGTCTTATCATGTTGTCCAACCACTTTCCTAGTTGCCAGCAAAGGAGGTGAGGACAGGTACATAAATTAATTGTTTACCAGGAAACAGAAAGCTGCTGCAATGTGGCAATGTGAATTACagagtgtttttgttgttgttgctgctgctatAAAAAGGCTAGGGAAGAAACCTCAGGTTGAGGAATTAAACTTCCTAATATGTTATATATCGCTTAAcccaagaaaaatatataacgtaaatatattttaaaaatcttttttttaaaaaaaattttaatgtttatttttgagagagggagagagacagtgtgagcaggggaggggcagagagagagagggagacacagaatccgaagcaggctccaggccctgagctgtcagcaaagagccccacgcggggctcgaacccacaaaccaccagatcgtgacctgagccaaagtcccactcttaaccgactgagccacccaggtgcccctgtaatgtaaaatatagttttaaatccggcctgctttctccttttttcaggGCCAGAAATACCTGGCAGctaatttaattaaaacagaCTCCTTATCCCTGCGCCAAGAATCCCTTTACATGTTTACAATACATCCAGGGTATCATGAGTGATGGAGAAAACGGCACTTGTTTCCCAGCAAGGTGAAGACAGTCAATAGTAAACTAAAGACGCGGCGAGGCAGCCCCAACAGGCCAAGCCGACTTCAGTTCTGGCACCGTTAGGCCAACAGAAGGATCTAGGAGGAGCACGTGAGAGGACATCCAGCTCCCCAGCTTCCCAACTGTCCGCTAACCTCCCCGGCTAGTCCAGCATTCTGCGAAGGAAAAGCAGCTTCCGAAAAACCTCAAGCACTGCCCCAGGGAACTGAGGGTTTGGTAAACCGCCTCCGTATTGTGCTGCCATTGGGCAGGAGGGATGTCAATTATCGTCCCGGCTCCACCCACTTCGCCCAGGCTCCACCCACTTCCTCTTTCCCGCAGGCTCCTTCTCTGGCGCCACCTGCAGGCGGCGCCCGGGACTCCGCTCGCGGTGAGGTAACGCCCTTGCTGGACTGGGTGCTTAAGGACTTCGCTTGCTCTGCAGGTACTGTCCAGGGAAGGGGGCTGCCGGCGCCAATCTCAGGCCCCGGAGCGCCGAGTCTAAGAGCACCGCGGGAGCCGCGAGAGGGTCCTGGAGGAACAGGTGGGGGCGGCGGGACGCGGGGAGAGCCCGGCGGGaaagagctggggtggggaagtGGAGTCACGGAGACCCATCTAACAATGGAAAGGAAGCAAATCCTAGAGCCTAAAGTCTTGGAACCAGCTTTCTCCTCCTCAAAATGAGGTGATAAAAACTGTGCCCATTTCGCAGAGGTGTTGTGATGACTTAACATTTGTAAAGTGCGTAGAACACTTTGCCAGGCCCAGAGTGTGCGATGTTTGTTAATTAACAATCGGCTTTAAAGATCATCTAAGCCAAAGTCTCTCACCAGCGTGATTTTGTAAAGAGGCAGCTGACTGAGTCCACTCGCTCCGGATCTGATGAACCATAACATATTGGGCTGGctccaagaatctgcatttttttaaaacttttttcaacgtttatttatatttgggggggggacagagagagacagagcatgaacgggggaggggcagagagagagggagacacagaatcggaaacaggctccaggctccgtgccatcagcccagagcctgacgcggggctcaaactcccggaccgcgagatcgtgacctggctgaagacggacgcttaaccgactgcgccacccaggcgccccaagaatctgcatttttaaaagactgccCCAAATATTTCTTCTAGACACTAAAGTTGGGGGATCACTCATCTGGGCCAACCTCTTTGACTTGCAAATGAATGAACTGGGAAGTGCCCAGAGTCTCTGCAGAGCCCTAAAAGGCTGTAAGGCCCTAAGACTAAAATCCTACCATACAGCCCTCTTTCCGTCCAACTGGTTACGTGGCCCCTAGCAAATTTACTGTTTCTAAGCTGTGAAATGGGGGCAAAGTCACACC includes these proteins:
- the FAM111B gene encoding serine protease FAM111B gives rise to the protein MNSMKPEENQSSSATENGQSTRPEVSKDMAIKQTCPRRLAIHLLPDINECGGTSKLKSEVKHEVSVEIQNPDWDTHKKCYFTFTLNENSRKSDRSMFKAYGKPHESIYSALRANDNFSERMENHLNKHILVFEEKTIEGYINLGMPLKCLPIGSHFKIKFSQRKGNQEGDQILRQCENPYVECVLFHIVAVGKRIKKILKIKELHERGTTLCIYALKGETIEEALSKDGRFRSDLDEFKWKIIEDHKIIHGKHSLVDDVSGKTLEMDIFKKNLARKGTHKKIKQENENTTEEICPWDLIQSEIREHEPEEDGETEDAEYNREKILPARNLGHDIESKKQRTISRISKYYNNSFNRKYRRNNSQVRQRPCPGMEHVNQYIQRTATNLWLKNFQRLDKVIMDQYPNFNEETLWMRKYFQDEQKKTKLLPFQQFNIYKKYFGKVTENSTSVAICEDLIHLSKSVGFMKWDNNGNTGNATCFVFNHGYIFTCRHIIHLMVGEGTDPSLWPYIISKCAKVTFAYKKFCPMDVDWFSIEPWFEVSDGTLDYAILKLRKNVNGFPPGLFGQISSQPPSGLIYLIGHPEGQVKKIDGCAVIPLNQRLERYPEHHQDGVVDHQDGMVGPHAATYNAFSMFSQRSFLSEVWSTDTLSYDTCFSSGSSGSPVFNASGKLVAIHTIGHFYKRGDKVYALIEFGYSMESILCDVKQKNESLYKLLNEEKNENHDEDQNNKSFQDHQIEPMEH